In a single window of the Anaplasma platys genome:
- the rsmH gene encoding 16S rRNA (cytosine(1402)-N(4))-methyltransferase RsmH, with protein MDSHNPVMLNEMLEALSPKNGGSYIDATFGAGGYSQGILQCSESSRILAIDRDPTAKKFYTKLAGQFPGRIKFANATFGSLKEIALSHGFEKVDGAVFDVGVSTMQLSDPERGFSFMKDGPLDMRMNNESTGKSAETFVNTASEKDIADVIFRYGGERFSRKVARAIVDTRCKTRITRTSELAAIVRSVVFRSRANPIDPATRTFQAIRIWVNDELSELKKGLMAASDILNNNGRIVVVSFHSLEDRIAKNIFHDLCNQGFGLVNKKVVRPTNAEIDRNIRARSAKLRAIERKEVY; from the coding sequence GTGGACTCCCATAATCCTGTAATGCTCAACGAAATGTTAGAAGCGCTTTCCCCTAAAAATGGAGGATCCTACATTGATGCCACATTTGGTGCCGGTGGATATAGCCAAGGAATATTGCAGTGCTCGGAAAGTAGTAGAATTTTAGCCATTGATCGGGATCCCACAGCGAAAAAGTTTTATACCAAGCTTGCAGGACAGTTTCCTGGGCGAATCAAGTTCGCTAATGCGACCTTCGGTTCCTTAAAGGAGATTGCATTATCCCATGGCTTTGAAAAGGTTGATGGTGCGGTCTTTGATGTTGGTGTATCCACAATGCAGCTTAGTGATCCTGAAAGGGGCTTTTCATTCATGAAAGATGGTCCCCTCGATATGAGAATGAATAATGAGAGCACGGGAAAAAGCGCAGAAACTTTTGTAAATACCGCATCAGAAAAAGATATTGCAGATGTTATTTTCCGCTATGGAGGGGAGAGATTCTCCAGAAAGGTAGCAAGAGCTATAGTAGATACTAGGTGCAAAACGAGAATAACCAGGACCAGCGAATTAGCTGCGATTGTCAGATCTGTAGTTTTCAGGAGTAGGGCTAACCCAATTGATCCTGCTACAAGGACATTTCAAGCTATTAGGATATGGGTTAATGACGAGCTATCTGAGCTAAAGAAGGGACTTATGGCAGCATCAGATATTCTAAACAACAACGGAAGGATTGTAGTAGTTTCCTTTCATTCCCTTGAAGACAGAATTGCAAAAAATATCTTCCACGATTTGTGTAATCAAGGATTTGGCTTAGTAAATAAGAAGGTGGTTAGGCCTACTAACGCGGAAATAGACCGTAATATAAGGGCTAGATCTGCGAAGCTGCGCGCGATAGAAAGGAAAGAAGTATATTAG
- a CDS encoding RNA polymerase factor sigma-32 produces MLATSVVSGSDDLLAYMEQVRAFPMLSEKEEKECAENWCRSGSVADAHKLVTSHLRLVVKVAMGFKSYGLPLMELIMEGNMGLMQAVKKFNPSLGFRLSTYAVWWIKASIKDYILRCWSCMRIGTTQAQKRLFFSLRKIKRKLLGYNCLMEEKDVSAVAKECGTSEKEVEAMDKFFSNRGISLSEKVHSESSTELQDVIPCPSPNQEVMFLEHEESVMRDNMISNALSTLDGRHRDIFFRRKLQEDPDTLEKLSEEYGVSKERIRQIELQSLAKIKAFVNSNRISNGGCSA; encoded by the coding sequence ATGCTAGCTACGTCGGTTGTTTCGGGGTCAGATGATCTGCTTGCATACATGGAGCAGGTTAGAGCCTTCCCTATGTTGTCTGAAAAAGAAGAGAAGGAATGTGCGGAAAATTGGTGCAGAAGTGGTTCTGTTGCCGATGCTCACAAATTGGTTACTAGCCACTTAAGGCTGGTAGTAAAAGTCGCTATGGGCTTTAAGAGCTATGGTCTCCCTTTGATGGAACTTATAATGGAAGGGAATATGGGTCTGATGCAGGCGGTCAAGAAGTTTAACCCCAGCTTGGGCTTCAGGTTGTCTACGTACGCAGTGTGGTGGATAAAGGCGTCCATAAAGGATTATATTCTGCGCTGTTGGTCATGTATGCGTATCGGGACGACGCAGGCTCAGAAGAGGCTTTTCTTCAGCTTAAGGAAAATAAAGAGAAAGCTATTGGGCTATAATTGCTTAATGGAAGAAAAAGACGTCAGTGCGGTAGCAAAAGAGTGTGGAACTTCTGAGAAGGAAGTTGAGGCGATGGATAAGTTTTTCTCGAATCGGGGAATTTCACTTAGTGAGAAAGTGCACAGCGAGAGTAGTACGGAGTTGCAGGATGTGATTCCATGTCCGAGCCCTAATCAAGAGGTTATGTTCTTGGAACATGAAGAGAGTGTCATGAGAGATAACATGATCAGCAATGCCCTCTCAACCTTGGATGGCAGGCATAGGGACATCTTTTTTCGGAGAAAGCTACAAGAAGATCCTGATACTCTTGAGAAGTTGAGTGAGGAGTATGGGGTTTCAAAAGAGAGGATTCGCCAGATTGAATTGCAGTCTCTGGCCAAAATCAAGGCTTTCGTTAACTCGAATCGGATTAGTAATGGTGGTTGTAGTGCTTAG
- the hpf gene encoding ribosome hibernation-promoting factor, HPF/YfiA family, which yields MNIMITCKGYSATDAIKAHINSAFGAHVERYLSGNPAVNARVVLSKEGHLFTSCVSIYDESQHEFIKASEKAETVYKAVDSSLAHISSKLKKYKSERVDKYRENRVLKSSGSCKGYTFSPESIETEEDIENSPLIVEEEISLKRMSVSNAVMEMELLSVPALLFINSRTNKVNMIYMRDDYIVWVDPLNSTLPK from the coding sequence ATGAATATAATGATAACTTGCAAAGGATATAGCGCTACTGACGCGATAAAAGCGCATATAAACTCTGCATTTGGAGCACACGTTGAAAGGTATTTATCTGGAAATCCCGCTGTAAATGCAAGAGTGGTTTTGTCAAAAGAAGGACATCTGTTTACCTCCTGTGTGTCAATATACGATGAAAGCCAACATGAGTTTATTAAGGCATCTGAAAAGGCTGAAACGGTATATAAAGCAGTGGATTCCTCCTTGGCTCATATATCTAGTAAATTGAAAAAATATAAAAGCGAAAGGGTCGATAAGTACCGCGAAAATCGCGTTCTCAAGAGTAGCGGAAGCTGTAAGGGGTACACATTCAGCCCAGAAAGTATAGAAACTGAAGAAGATATTGAAAACTCTCCATTGATCGTGGAAGAGGAAATCTCTCTTAAAAGAATGTCTGTCAGCAATGCAGTAATGGAAATGGAGTTGCTATCAGTACCTGCCCTCTTGTTTATAAATTCCAGAACAAACAAAGTGAATATGATATACATGCGAGATGACTACATAGTCTGGGTAGATCCGCTGAATAGCACTTTACCTAAGTAG
- the thiL gene encoding thiamine-phosphate kinase, whose amino-acid sequence MNEHGAIEKYIRPLLRGRGDDYVTSQDDAAQVFFHKSSIVVTKDLLVEGVHFLSGSDPKLLAKKALRVNLSDLASMGSTPHSYLLGLSLPKGTTEKWWKKFTEGLKEDNSLFSINLVGGDVTSNGSSVIVISITALGILQNRILTRDNAKVGDYLYVSGTIGDAALGLMAYQEKISGKCIYLKKRYDLPIPRVNLSTSMATFASACIDISDGLLQDVQKMCKISRVGATIEASKIPLSEEARAALQSNKKLFEGVVTGGDDYELAFTVPPESCAQVEQLAKNLDVSISKIGTITSEPDVHILDENNNKIAISKQGYVHTF is encoded by the coding sequence ATGAACGAGCACGGTGCCATCGAGAAGTACATCCGTCCCCTGTTGCGAGGTAGAGGTGATGACTACGTCACTAGTCAGGACGATGCTGCACAGGTTTTCTTCCACAAGTCTTCTATAGTAGTGACAAAGGATTTACTGGTGGAGGGTGTGCATTTCCTGAGTGGAAGTGATCCAAAACTTTTAGCTAAAAAGGCGCTTAGAGTTAACCTGTCAGATCTTGCTTCCATGGGATCTACTCCCCATTCATATCTTTTGGGACTATCTCTTCCTAAGGGAACTACTGAAAAATGGTGGAAGAAGTTTACCGAAGGTCTCAAAGAAGACAACTCTCTTTTTTCTATAAACCTCGTGGGGGGAGATGTTACCTCTAATGGATCAAGCGTGATTGTCATAAGTATCACAGCTTTGGGAATTCTCCAGAACAGGATTTTAACCAGAGACAATGCAAAAGTAGGCGATTATCTATATGTTAGCGGAACGATAGGAGATGCTGCTTTAGGTTTAATGGCCTATCAAGAAAAGATATCTGGAAAATGTATATACCTGAAAAAAAGGTATGACCTACCTATCCCGAGGGTGAATCTATCGACTTCAATGGCCACCTTTGCTTCGGCTTGTATTGATATCTCAGATGGGCTACTACAAGATGTGCAGAAAATGTGCAAAATCTCCCGGGTTGGAGCAACTATCGAGGCTTCAAAAATTCCATTATCTGAAGAAGCGCGCGCAGCTTTGCAATCTAACAAAAAACTCTTTGAAGGTGTTGTAACCGGAGGAGATGATTATGAACTGGCATTTACTGTTCCACCAGAAAGTTGCGCACAAGTTGAACAGTTAGCAAAAAACCTAGATGTAAGTATTTCAAAGATCGGGACTATAACATCTGAGCCAGATGTTCATATCCTTGATGAGAATAACAACAAAATCGCCATATCGAAACAGGGATACGTACACACCTTCTAA
- a CDS encoding NAD(P)/FAD-dependent oxidoreductase: MDVQVCTSCDVAIVGGGPVGLFAVFQAGMLGMTSCVVDALDVIGGQCSVLYPEKPIYDIPGYPEIKAQDLVDSLYKQAAPFKPFYVLGEIVESITEENEGFIIVTNKRTRIRCKALIIAAGAGRFGPNRPPIDGILEYEGKSIFYSVREIEKFSGKKVVIAGGGDSAADWAANLAKVAEKLYVVHRRRSFRCAPSTLKELEELSGSGSIDILVPYQLAGLAGENGILHNVVVSNISTKEEKEIEADYLLPFFGISANLGPIVNWDLGVEGYQIPVEQSTCRTRRSRIYAIGDVASYACKIKLILVGFSEASLACQDIRSVLFPDAPLNFVYSTTKGIPTI; encoded by the coding sequence ATGGACGTGCAGGTTTGTACTTCTTGTGATGTGGCAATAGTTGGGGGCGGGCCAGTTGGCCTTTTTGCAGTCTTCCAGGCAGGTATGCTAGGTATGACCTCTTGCGTTGTAGACGCGCTGGATGTTATAGGGGGGCAATGTTCTGTTTTGTATCCAGAAAAGCCTATTTATGACATACCGGGATATCCTGAAATAAAAGCTCAGGATTTGGTAGATAGCCTCTATAAACAAGCAGCTCCTTTCAAGCCTTTTTATGTACTTGGGGAGATTGTTGAAAGCATCACAGAGGAAAACGAAGGTTTTATTATTGTTACCAATAAAAGAACCAGAATACGCTGCAAAGCCCTTATTATAGCTGCAGGCGCTGGGAGATTTGGCCCCAATCGCCCTCCCATTGATGGGATATTAGAATATGAAGGAAAGTCTATATTTTACAGTGTTAGAGAAATAGAGAAGTTTAGTGGCAAGAAAGTAGTAATTGCTGGGGGAGGGGACAGTGCTGCTGATTGGGCTGCAAATCTCGCTAAGGTTGCGGAAAAGCTATATGTGGTTCATAGAAGGCGCTCCTTTCGCTGTGCTCCTAGTACCTTGAAGGAATTGGAGGAATTATCAGGAAGCGGTTCAATAGACATCTTAGTTCCTTATCAGCTTGCAGGACTTGCTGGAGAAAATGGCATTCTCCATAACGTTGTAGTTAGTAACATTTCAACAAAGGAAGAGAAGGAAATAGAGGCAGACTATTTACTGCCATTTTTTGGTATATCGGCAAATCTAGGACCAATAGTAAACTGGGATTTAGGGGTGGAAGGCTATCAAATACCAGTAGAACAATCTACATGTAGAACAAGAAGAAGTAGAATATATGCAATAGGAGACGTTGCTTCTTATGCTTGCAAAATAAAGCTTATTTTGGTGGGATTTTCAGAGGCGTCGCTTGCATGTCAAGATATAAGGAGCGTGTTGTTTCCTGATGCCCCGCTGAATTTCGTTTATTCCACTACAAAGGGGATTCCCACGATTTAA
- a CDS encoding TldD/PmbA family protein, whose translation MDILNAAEDVIKLIKGKGVEGEVVVSKQDSISVSQRLLKPEEMVQDRGVQIGVRVVVGDKKHACISSNDIEGIADLIDTAVSIADLSPEDPYFSLSEEAGSYADSGEELMMCDDTVVDVGKMREILTTIEEEALATDSRVVNTEEVNFAKATTEVALVSTKGFYGSYKRSCFSAYISTVASENNKMEVDYSFSVKSKFSDLEDPKTLGREAANRTLKRLNARDIKTCRMPIVFENRVASSLLSNFAAAINGEAVANKTSFLSAKMGEKIFRDDICIVDDPLVIGGISSRPFDGEGIMSKRKNVVENGILKSWILDMRTAKRLSLNTTGNASRSSNASVSPKVSNFFIEPSGISVSELISDIKYGLYITDLFGFGINLTTGDYSQGAFGFIIDNGSISYPVHGVTVAGNLASMFSSMRAANDLVLLKSVNSPTLRFSEMVVSGTD comes from the coding sequence TTGGATATCTTAAACGCTGCAGAAGATGTTATCAAGCTCATAAAAGGGAAGGGAGTTGAAGGGGAGGTTGTCGTAAGTAAGCAGGATTCTATCTCTGTTTCTCAGCGATTGCTGAAACCTGAAGAAATGGTACAGGACCGTGGAGTCCAAATAGGTGTACGTGTTGTGGTTGGTGACAAGAAGCACGCTTGTATCTCTTCTAATGACATTGAGGGAATAGCAGATCTAATAGATACTGCAGTTTCCATAGCCGACTTATCTCCTGAAGATCCGTATTTTTCGCTCAGCGAAGAGGCGGGGTCTTATGCGGATAGTGGTGAGGAGCTCATGATGTGCGACGATACTGTCGTAGACGTAGGAAAAATGAGAGAGATTCTGACTACTATAGAAGAAGAAGCTCTAGCTACTGATAGTCGTGTGGTAAATACAGAAGAAGTAAATTTTGCCAAAGCAACAACTGAAGTAGCTCTGGTGAGCACAAAGGGTTTTTATGGTTCATATAAGAGATCGTGCTTTTCAGCTTATATCTCCACTGTAGCTTCAGAAAACAACAAGATGGAGGTTGATTATAGTTTCTCAGTAAAAAGTAAGTTCAGTGATTTAGAAGATCCTAAAACGCTGGGCAGAGAGGCTGCTAATAGGACTTTGAAAAGGCTCAATGCAAGGGATATCAAGACATGTAGAATGCCCATTGTCTTTGAGAATAGGGTTGCTTCCTCTTTGTTGAGCAATTTTGCAGCTGCGATTAATGGTGAAGCAGTTGCTAATAAGACGTCTTTTTTATCAGCCAAGATGGGGGAAAAAATTTTTAGGGATGACATCTGTATTGTTGATGATCCATTGGTAATAGGGGGTATATCCTCAAGGCCTTTTGATGGCGAGGGGATAATGAGCAAAAGGAAAAATGTAGTTGAGAATGGAATCTTGAAAAGCTGGATTCTGGACATGCGTACAGCGAAGAGGTTGTCTTTAAATACAACTGGCAACGCATCTAGGAGCTCTAATGCCTCGGTGAGTCCAAAGGTGAGCAATTTTTTTATAGAACCCTCAGGTATTTCCGTTTCTGAATTGATATCAGATATAAAATATGGCCTATATATTACTGATCTTTTCGGTTTTGGAATTAATTTAACCACGGGTGACTACAGTCAAGGAGCTTTTGGGTTTATTATAGATAACGGTTCGATCTCGTATCCTGTGCATGGGGTTACCGTTGCTGGAAACCTTGCAAGCATGTTTTCGAGCATGCGTGCAGCTAATGATCTGGTTTTACTTAAGTCCGTAAATTCTCCTACGCTGAGGTTTTCAGAGATGGTTGTTTCTGGAACTGACTGA
- the folE gene encoding GTP cyclohydrolase I: MSVDVSCPPSREQAEDAVRVLIKWIGDSAERDGLLMTPSRVLDMYKKTFSGYGFDEDAVSKGAVLSNDAGYTDMIVAKGVGFSSNCEHHFSSVQGTANIAYIPREKILGIGRIKKIVDGFSRRLQLQERMTVQVAELLEKVLDPIGVAVLIEGEHMCVECDIKKMWTSGFRFQTSHMLGVFKDNNELRREFFTRLKLGL, from the coding sequence ATGTCGGTTGATGTATCGTGCCCACCCTCAAGAGAGCAAGCCGAAGATGCAGTCAGGGTATTAATTAAGTGGATCGGGGATTCCGCGGAGCGTGATGGCCTACTGATGACACCTAGTAGGGTCTTGGATATGTATAAGAAGACCTTTAGCGGGTATGGATTCGATGAAGATGCAGTATCCAAGGGTGCAGTTCTTTCTAACGACGCCGGATACACAGATATGATAGTAGCCAAAGGAGTTGGCTTCTCTTCAAATTGTGAACACCATTTCAGCTCAGTTCAGGGGACAGCGAACATTGCTTATATTCCTAGGGAGAAAATCCTTGGTATAGGGCGGATAAAAAAGATAGTAGACGGTTTTTCTAGGAGATTGCAATTGCAAGAAAGGATGACCGTTCAGGTAGCGGAGCTATTAGAAAAAGTGCTTGATCCCATAGGTGTTGCCGTGCTTATTGAGGGGGAACACATGTGTGTTGAATGCGATATAAAGAAGATGTGGACATCTGGTTTCAGGTTTCAGACTAGCCATATGTTAGGCGTTTTCAAAGATAACAATGAGTTGCGCCGCGAGTTTTTTACTAGGCTTAAACTGGGATTGTAG
- a CDS encoding FoF1 ATP synthase subunit gamma produces MASQKALSLRIRSVKSIQKTTRVMQMISASKFRVARNNLASAREYCAKLGGEACNSTRGKIVLENAKGRLIVVFSSDRGLCGGYNYSIAKYLREHMGSLSEKDVSFLFVGKKAYDSVRSTVESYGKVLAVVPQPKGMSFLSFKGFLYSLGIDFWSFSKVSVLYSKFNTINDHEQIVEDILSISNPDDLEYSAEGDEKDGIGDELCSYDPSLSEIQKMLWMQDFMGRFYLALCNSVTCEHCCRMISMESANTNTQSMLERLVLDYNRSRQASITTDLIEVVSGCEALG; encoded by the coding sequence ATGGCAAGTCAGAAGGCTCTCTCCTTAAGGATACGGAGCGTAAAATCTATACAAAAAACTACTAGGGTGATGCAGATGATTTCTGCGTCTAAGTTTCGTGTTGCTAGGAATAACTTAGCAAGTGCCCGGGAGTATTGTGCAAAGCTTGGGGGCGAAGCCTGCAACAGCACACGGGGGAAGATAGTTCTGGAAAACGCTAAGGGAAGGCTCATTGTTGTTTTCTCCTCAGATAGAGGATTGTGTGGGGGGTATAACTACTCCATCGCAAAGTATCTAAGAGAGCATATGGGCTCGTTGAGCGAGAAGGATGTGAGCTTTCTTTTTGTCGGGAAAAAGGCCTATGATTCCGTTCGCAGCACCGTGGAAAGTTATGGAAAAGTATTGGCGGTTGTGCCACAACCAAAGGGCATGAGCTTTCTTTCCTTTAAGGGGTTTCTCTATTCGCTGGGGATTGATTTTTGGAGTTTCAGTAAGGTTTCTGTTCTATACAGCAAATTTAACACGATAAACGATCACGAACAGATCGTAGAAGATATTTTATCAATAAGTAACCCGGATGATTTAGAGTATTCTGCTGAGGGAGATGAAAAGGACGGCATTGGGGACGAACTATGTTCTTATGATCCGTCACTTTCAGAAATTCAGAAGATGCTTTGGATGCAGGACTTTATGGGGAGATTCTATCTTGCACTGTGCAACAGTGTGACTTGTGAGCATTGTTGTCGAATGATCTCTATGGAGTCTGCTAATACAAATACGCAAAGTATGTTGGAAAGGCTTGTGCTTGATTATAACCGTTCAAGGCAGGCATCTATAACAACTGATCTTATAGAAGTAGTTAGTGGATGTGAAGCTCTGGGGTGA